In Brachybacterium fresconis, the genomic stretch ATGCGGTCGGTCCAGAACCGGGTCGGTTCGATCAGCTGGATGTAGCGTCCTGTCACGGGTTGCGGTTTCGGTGGACACGGGTTGCATTCATAATCCCAGCGGACACAAGGTCGCGCATCAGTCCCTATTCCTCTCTGCAAGGTGCAGGGAAAGCGACCTGGCGAGGGCAACGCCGAAGGCACGGGCGCTGGCGTCGTCGACCTCGGCACCGTGGGCGTCCGCGTAGGGAAATTCGAACACGGCGTGCGTCCCGACGTCCACCCGGTCGGCGAGGAACGCGTCGAGAGAGGTCAGGGGAATGTCTCGGCCGTCGCGGCTGATGTAGTTCGCGGGGCCGTTCCAAGCGGTGCCGAAGGGCAGATCGTCGGCGCGCCGGTACGGCAGGGGGCCCGCGGCGGTCTCCTCCTCGAGAGCTGCGGCGAGCCGTTGCACCGCATCCCAGTTCTCGGCGCCCTCGGAGCCGACGAAGTAGCCGCGCTGATTCGTCGGGCCGGCCACGTTCGGGCAGTGCAGGTCGAGCACCGCGTCGAATCGTCCGGTGTCCTCGATGAGCTGCGAGATCGCGCGGGTCTCGGGGTACAGCCCGCCCTCGGGCCCGTAATCCCGGGCGTGGTCGTGAGGTGCTCGATTCTTGCCCTGGTCCCCGCGAGCGACACCGTCGACATCGACGACGGGGACGACGACGAACTCGACGTGTTCCCTGAGCCAGTGCGCGTACTCGGCAACGCCCGAGAGTACCTCGGCCATCAAACCTTCCAGGACGTGGCTGGCCATCATCTCGCAGGCGTGATGGCGGCAGGTGAGGAGAACACGACGGTCCTGGGTGCCGTGCAGGTTCCCGAGGCGGAGGAGGTCCACACGGCGTCCTCGGTCCGAGCGAGTCAGCAATCCGCGTTCGAGGGCGGAGTGCGCGGCGTTCGCCGTGAGGAAGCGCTCGAGGTGCTCCGCGGTGTAGGACATCCCGAAGGACAGCCGCAGCTCGGCGGCGTGCTCCGGAACCGACAGGGTGAATTCGTCCCCGGTGACAGCGTCCGCTCCGAGCCATGTCCAGTGGCGCCCGCCGTCCTTGCTGACCGCTGGCCCGCGCACGCCGATCCCGGGACCGGCATCACGACGGACCTGCACGGTGAGGTCCCGGCCCGCCGCTCCGCGCACGCGGATGCACCAGTAGAACCAGTCTCCGAGCGTGTCGCGCAGGTCGGGGCGGAGCTCGATGCGATCTGCCCCGACGTGCTCGATGACCGCGTTGCCGCCGGGGAAATCCGTATCCACCTGCACGGGCCGCTCTTCGTTCATCGGGTGTGCAGATCCGTCCCTGCGTGCCGTGCGGACGGAGGTAGCCCCAGGTGGGCGAGCGCGGTCGGTGCGATGTCGATGTTCTCGGCCGTCACGGCCCAGCCCTCGGCGCTGCCGGCCCGGGGAGCACCGCCGGCCGGGAGAGGCTCGCCGATCGGAGGCGCGCCGTCGCCGAGAATCGCGCCGACGACGAATGATTGCCGCTCCTCCCAGGACCCCTTCCCGTGGCCACCCTCGTCGAGATGCCCGTGATCGGTGGTCACCATGAGCAGCCACCGCTCGGACGCCCAGGTGGGGCGGGCTCGCAGTGCAGCGACCAGGCGCCCGAGCCGCTCGTCCTGCCGGAGGATCGCAGCGTCGTACTCGGTGCCGACCCCGTGCTCGTGGGCGATCTGGTCGGTCTCCCCGAGGTAGACGAAGGCGATGTCCGGGTCCTCGTCCCGGAAGTGACGCTCGGCGGCCTCCAGGATGATCGGGTCGGTCTCGGTGAACTTCCCCGGGAACTCCCGGCGGTCCACCCAGTCGACGGTGCCCACCCCGGGGCCGAAGAGCGGGCCGGGTCCGAAGTCCGTCCCGAAGATCAGCGCGGAGGCCGCCCCGTACGTGTTCAGCTCCGGACGTGCGCAGAACGCCGTCGTGAGCAGCTCGGGATAGCGGTGGAGGCGGTTGAGCTCCTCCTCGTTGCCCATCACGCCGTGGGCATCGGGCCAGACCCCGGTGAGGATCGTCGACCAGCCGACCGCCGTCACCGTGGGCGCCACGTCGATGTCCGGGAGGGTCGTGCTCCACCAGCGGCCCTGGGCCGCCAGGGCGCTCAGCGCCGGCGGCGCGAGCTGGCGGGCCCGGTCGTCGCGGACGCCGTCCCAGCCGACGACGAGGACCTTCGGCCGGAGCCCGCCATCGTCGGGCCGGCCAACCGCTGGATTCGTCCCTGCCTCGGGAAGCTTCATGGTCGTTCCTTTCCGGACTGCGTGCGGAGGATGGGTATCGTGCGTGTCCGTCGGCGGCGTCATCCCTTCACCGCGCCGGCGACGAGGCCTGCCTTCAGCTGGCGCTGGCCCACGACGAGCACGACGAGCGTCGCCGCCATCACCATGACGGTCGTCGCCATCACGAGAGGCCAGGCGGTGGTCGCCTCGCCTTGCAGGCTCCGCAGGCCGATCTGCACCGTGCGGACCCGTTCCTCGCTCGTCACCAGCAGGGGCCACAGATAGGTGTTCCACGTCGTGATGAACGTGTACACGGCGAGCGTCGCGAGCATCGGTCGGTTCAGGGGCAGCACGGTGGAGACGAAGAATCGGAGCCGCGTGGCCCCGTCGACCTGCATTGCTTCGTGCAGCTCGTCCGGCAGAGTGCTGAACGCCTGTCGCAGGAGGAAGATGCCGAAGGCCATCGCGAACGAGGGCACGCTGAGTCCCTGGAAGGTGTTGAGCCAGCCAAGATTCCTGATGGTCTGGAAATTGACGATGATCGTGGCTTCCCACGGGATCATGAGGGTTGCGAGAACGATCGCGAAGAGGATCCCGCGGCCGCGGTACCGGATGAAGGTGAACGAGAACGCAGCCATGCTGCTGGTGATCAGCACGGCAACAGTCACCGCGCTCGCCATGATGAGGGAGTTGGCAAGGTATCGCAGGAGGGGGAAATTCTTGAAGGCGTCCGCGTAATTGCTGAACTCGAGCGGCCACGACGGCAGGACGGCGCCCGCGTTGAAGTCGGTCTGCGTCATGAGACTGGCAGCGATCGCGTACAGCAGCGGGAACGTCGTCAACAGTGCTGCCACGCACAGGGCGACCCACACGAGGATCCGGGAGAGAGGTCCTTGGGAGAGTTTCACTGGTAATGCACCTTCTTCGACCCCACCCGGTACTGCACGGCCGTGAGGGCCATGACGACGAGGAACAGGATGATGGTCTGCGAGCTGGCATATCCGATCTGGTTCTGCACGAACGCGTTTTGATAGATCTCGTACACGATGAGGTTCGTCGCCCCCGCGGGGCCTCCGCCGGTGAGGATGTCGATCTGCCCGAAGGACTGCAGCGAGTTGATGACGAGTACGACGCTCACGAAGAACAGCACTGGCGAGAGCAGCGGGAGGGTCACGTGTCGCAGCTGCTGACGGCGGCCAGCCCCGTCGATCGCAGCGCTCTCGTACAGCTCCGTCGGAAGGGCCTGGAGCCCTCCGAGGAGCACGATGAAGGTGAACCCGATGTGCATCCAGATGGTGGTCAGGGCCACGGAGATGAGCGCGATGCGGGGATCGGTGAGCCATCCGAACGTGGGGAGGCCGGCGGCACCGAGGGCGGTGTTCAGGATGCCTTGGCTGGGGTGGAAGATGAGTCGCCACACGACCGCGGCAGCGGCCGAGGAGATCGCCAGCGGCATGGCATACACGGTCCGGAAGAGCCCGATGCCGCGGATCTTCTCGTTCGCGAGGAGTGCGAGGACGAGAGCAACCACCATCGTCGCGGGAACCACCATCACGGTGAACAGCAACGTCGCCCACAAGCTCGACTGGAATCCCTCCGACGTGAGATTCGAGATGTAGTTCGTCAGCCCGATGAACTGGGTGGGGATCCCGCGCACATTCGTTCTGAACATGCTCAGCCATCCGGTCTTGATCGCCGGGTAGAAGAGGAACATCGCGAAGATCGCCAGGGCGGGCGCGAGATACAGGATCCCGCTCCCGAGATTCCTCCACTCCTTGCGCCGACGGATCGCCCGGCGTTCCGCCGGCATCGGTGGCAGGACTGGTGCGCTGTCGCCCGCAGTCATCCGTTCGCCTTGTTGTACTTCTCCAGATCCGTATCGACCAGGTCGGCGGCCTTCGTCAGCTCCTCCGTGGTGTCCCCGCCGTCGTACACGGCCTCCCAGGCATCGGCGATGTAGCTGTCGGGGGACACCCCGGAGAGTGGACTACGGGTATCGGGCGAGTCGCCCGTCTCCTGCACGAGCTTGTTCGCCGTCTTCATCGCCGGGATCTTCTCCATCGCGTCCCGGAGGACGTCCTCGTCCCATGCGGACTCGACCACCGGGAAATACCCCGTGTTCGCCGCCCATCGGGCCTGGATCTCGGGGGAGACGAGGAATTTCACGAGTTCGAAGGCGGCTTGCTGGGTCTCTTCAGCAACATTCTCGAGAATCGCGAGGCCGTTTCCGCCCGGCGACGCGGTGAGCGGTTCGACGTCGTCGGGCACAGGGAGGGGCATGACATCGAACGCGAAGGTCGCGGCCTGTTCGTGCATCATGGTCGCGGCCGTCGTGTCCGAGATCATGGCAATCTTTCCCGAGTACCAAGGTTGGCGCAGATTGTCGAAATCGCGGCCATAGTTGCCGAGGATGCCCTCATCGAGCATCTGCTGGAGCCAGGTCATGATGCCGACTCCGGCCTCCCCGTCGAACTCGGCGGCAGTCGGCGCCCCCTCCCAGCCGTTGGCGTTGTTGAGCAGCGGTTCGCCCTGCACGCTGTTCAGCGTGGAGAAGACACTGCCGTTGATGAGGACTCCGGCGCCCTCGTCCAAGTCGAGCTTCTCCTTGAGGGTTCTTGCTGCGTCCGCGAACTCCGAATAGGTGCGCGGCGGATCGTCGGGATCGAGGCCGGCCTCCTTGAAGGCGTCGACGTTGAAGAAGATGACGTTGTTGGACGCTGAATGGGGCATGTACTGGAGGGTGTCGTCGACGGTGTACACGCCGCGAGTGGCCGGGAGGAGCTCATCGGCATCGAAGCTGTCGTCGGCGTCGACCAGTTTCTGCATCGGAGTGATCATGCCGGCGTCCAGGGTCTGGCGAAGATTCCCCATCTGCATGATGTCCGGAGCGTCGTCGGTGCCGACCACCTGCATGAGCTTCGTGTACGCCTCTTCGTACATGCCCTGCTGGGACTCGTTGACGATGATCTCGTCCTGGCTCTCGTTGAACTCCTTGACATAGGCCTGCAGCTGTTCACCGTTGTTCCCGCGCATCGAATGCCAGAACGTCACGATGATCTCGTCGTTCTCCCCCCTCTCGGCTTTCGGGGCCCCACTGCACGCAGTGAGGGTGAGTCCGGTGGCTGCAGCCACGGTGGCGAGGTGGAATGCGCGGCGTCTCATCAGGGGGTCCTTCCCAGAGGGTGGATACGGGGGTCAGAGCATCGATCTGTCCCGGGCCAGCCGCTCACCGAGGTAAGCACCTGCCTCCAGGAGTCGTTCTTGCAGTGCGCGGACATCGACGTCGCGGGGCGCGATGCCGCCACGGGCGGCCTGGGCCGCCGCGGTCCCGGCGGCCTGGCCCAGGGCGAAGGCCGGGGGCATCACGCGGATCGCCGCGAGCGCCTCGTGCGTGCCGGAGATGCACCGGCCTGCGACGAGCAGCCCGTCGACCTCGGCCGGGACGAGGGCACCATAAGGGATCTCGTAGACGTTCGCGGTCGTCGGGATGTCATCGTCGAAGGGGCCGTCCTTCGACGTCGGGCTGTGGATGTCGACCGGGTAGCCGGCGACAGTGACGACGTCCTCGAAGGCGCGTGCCTGCACGAGGTCGTCGAGGGTGATCTCGTACGTCCCGACGATCCGGCGCGTCTCCCGCACTCCGATGGTCGCGGCCGTGTCGAGCAGACGGCTGCTGCCCATCCCGGGCAGCTCGGCGCGGAAGAAGTCGAGCAGGTCGAGAACTTGCCGACGGGCCTCCACCTCGGCTCGGGTCAGGTCATGGACATCGGTCCCGTCGACCCCGGTGACGCGGGTCGTGTTGACCCGCCACACGCCCGGCTCGAGGGTCTTGAACAGTTGCACGCCCCGCCGGGGCAGGCTGTACGTCCCGTCGCGGTGCGCCTTCTCGACGAGGGACTCGAAGGGGAACCGCTCCTCGGGGTGCTCCGCCTGGTAGGCGGCAACGGCCTCGTCGTCGACGTCGCGGACCCGGAAGAACAGCGTCATCGGCTGCACGGTGCCGTCGGACTCCCGGCCGTAGCGGAATTCCG encodes the following:
- a CDS encoding M14 family zinc carboxypeptidase, whose amino-acid sequence is MNEERPVQVDTDFPGGNAVIEHVGADRIELRPDLRDTLGDWFYWCIRVRGAAGRDLTVQVRRDAGPGIGVRGPAVSKDGGRHWTWLGADAVTGDEFTLSVPEHAAELRLSFGMSYTAEHLERFLTANAAHSALERGLLTRSDRGRRVDLLRLGNLHGTQDRRVLLTCRHHACEMMASHVLEGLMAEVLSGVAEYAHWLREHVEFVVVPVVDVDGVARGDQGKNRAPHDHARDYGPEGGLYPETRAISQLIEDTGRFDAVLDLHCPNVAGPTNQRGYFVGSEGAENWDAVQRLAAALEEETAAGPLPYRRADDLPFGTAWNGPANYISRDGRDIPLTSLDAFLADRVDVGTHAVFEFPYADAHGAEVDDASARAFGVALARSLSLHLAERNRD
- a CDS encoding alkaline phosphatase family protein, whose protein sequence is MKLPEAGTNPAVGRPDDGGLRPKVLVVGWDGVRDDRARQLAPPALSALAAQGRWWSTTLPDIDVAPTVTAVGWSTILTGVWPDAHGVMGNEEELNRLHRYPELLTTAFCARPELNTYGAASALIFGTDFGPGPLFGPGVGTVDWVDRREFPGKFTETDPIILEAAERHFRDEDPDIAFVYLGETDQIAHEHGVGTEYDAAILRQDERLGRLVAALRARPTWASERWLLMVTTDHGHLDEGGHGKGSWEERQSFVVGAILGDGAPPIGEPLPAGGAPRAGSAEGWAVTAENIDIAPTALAHLGLPPSARHAGTDLHTR
- a CDS encoding carbohydrate ABC transporter permease, which produces MKLSQGPLSRILVWVALCVAALLTTFPLLYAIAASLMTQTDFNAGAVLPSWPLEFSNYADAFKNFPLLRYLANSLIMASAVTVAVLITSSMAAFSFTFIRYRGRGILFAIVLATLMIPWEATIIVNFQTIRNLGWLNTFQGLSVPSFAMAFGIFLLRQAFSTLPDELHEAMQVDGATRLRFFVSTVLPLNRPMLATLAVYTFITTWNTYLWPLLVTSEERVRTVQIGLRSLQGEATTAWPLVMATTVMVMAATLVVLVVGQRQLKAGLVAGAVKG
- a CDS encoding carbohydrate ABC transporter permease translates to MTAGDSAPVLPPMPAERRAIRRRKEWRNLGSGILYLAPALAIFAMFLFYPAIKTGWLSMFRTNVRGIPTQFIGLTNYISNLTSEGFQSSLWATLLFTVMVVPATMVVALVLALLANEKIRGIGLFRTVYAMPLAISSAAAAVVWRLIFHPSQGILNTALGAAGLPTFGWLTDPRIALISVALTTIWMHIGFTFIVLLGGLQALPTELYESAAIDGAGRRQQLRHVTLPLLSPVLFFVSVVLVINSLQSFGQIDILTGGGPAGATNLIVYEIYQNAFVQNQIGYASSQTIILFLVVMALTAVQYRVGSKKVHYQ
- a CDS encoding ABC transporter substrate-binding protein; its protein translation is MRRRAFHLATVAAATGLTLTACSGAPKAERGENDEIIVTFWHSMRGNNGEQLQAYVKEFNESQDEIIVNESQQGMYEEAYTKLMQVVGTDDAPDIMQMGNLRQTLDAGMITPMQKLVDADDSFDADELLPATRGVYTVDDTLQYMPHSASNNVIFFNVDAFKEAGLDPDDPPRTYSEFADAARTLKEKLDLDEGAGVLINGSVFSTLNSVQGEPLLNNANGWEGAPTAAEFDGEAGVGIMTWLQQMLDEGILGNYGRDFDNLRQPWYSGKIAMISDTTAATMMHEQAATFAFDVMPLPVPDDVEPLTASPGGNGLAILENVAEETQQAAFELVKFLVSPEIQARWAANTGYFPVVESAWDEDVLRDAMEKIPAMKTANKLVQETGDSPDTRSPLSGVSPDSYIADAWEAVYDGGDTTEELTKAADLVDTDLEKYNKANG
- a CDS encoding FAD-dependent oxidoreductase, with the translated sequence MRTYTREIDVESPTDVLVIGSGPSGLAAAVAAAREGMTVRLVEQYGYLGGNLTGALVGPCMTSFSLDGKTQLIRGIFDEFVRTMESLGGAVHPSHTVGGSPFAGFMTYGHEAVTPFDPEVAKRVALEMALDAGVELMLHSMMVDSVVENGRVAGAVVAHKGGMSFLPATVTVDASGDGDVAARARAEFRYGRESDGTVQPMTLFFRVRDVDDEAVAAYQAEHPEERFPFESLVEKAHRDGTYSLPRRGVQLFKTLEPGVWRVNTTRVTGVDGTDVHDLTRAEVEARRQVLDLLDFFRAELPGMGSSRLLDTAATIGVRETRRIVGTYEITLDDLVQARAFEDVVTVAGYPVDIHSPTSKDGPFDDDIPTTANVYEIPYGALVPAEVDGLLVAGRCISGTHEALAAIRVMPPAFALGQAAGTAAAQAARGGIAPRDVDVRALQERLLEAGAYLGERLARDRSML